One genomic segment of Schistosoma haematobium chromosome 6, whole genome shotgun sequence includes these proteins:
- a CDS encoding hypothetical protein (SECRETED:SignalP(1-30)), translated as MKTNKSRTINLLTFLIIFLLIISYWELTQARKSKSSKKTIVKHNTIHKTIHKNSNKQPTKIPQQNQRQTQPKQYNYTYQLLQNIQPLKTIKRQLRANMIREELQSFNTHPSFHKSYEKLDNYQQYNNYLNEEVPSDEQAGYMLQLGN; from the coding sequence ATGAAGACAAATAAATCGCGAACAATCAACTTACTGACATTTTTAATCATATTTCTTTTGATAATCAGTTACTGGGAATTGACACAAGCGcgaaaatcaaaatcatcaaagaaaacaatagttaaacataataCTATTCATAAAACTATACACAAAAACTCTAATAAGCAACCTACAAAAATTCCTCAACAGAATCAAAGACAAACACAACCTAAACAATATAATTACACATATCAACTTCTACAAAATatacaaccattaaaaactatTAAAAGGCAATTAAGAGCAAATATGATCAGAGAAGAATTACAATCATTTAATACACATCCTAGTTTTCATAAATCATATGAAAAATTAGATAATTATCAACAATATAATAATTACTTAAATGAAGAGGTACCCAGTGATGAACAAGCTGGATATATGTTACAACTTGGAAATTAA
- a CDS encoding hypothetical protein (EggNog:ENOG410JF3E~COG:T~SECRETED:SignalP(1-23)), producing the protein MRAINCFILHMLIFSVLCVLVSSYISPSRSRSGANHLEQELKKIEQLGAKLEEDMVILSEQINNLQCKNESGNVSTVKRSLQSKAASMQGQYSYGQQQPMQQQSQQQQPQQQQTQQQQQPQQQQYYSSNMMMKRQMGGKINHNSQQPMSAYSQYSNSYGGQSEYGQPIGQSQMMKRQQQSKLVQAFHPSQQGQQQQLLQQYGYPPIQHYMQMGGINMQPEQFPHFQQPQYYDNIGFDENQQDSYEPVDGPYVYDENAEQSLMGGVVKRELK; encoded by the coding sequence ATGAGGGCAATCAACTGTTTCATATTACACATGCTGATATTCTCAGTCCTGTGCGTTCTGGTGAGCAGTTATATAAGTCCATCACGTTCGCGATCAGGTGCTAATCACTTGGAACAGGAGTTAAAGAAAATTGAACAATTGGGAGCTAAGCTTGAAGAAGACATGGTGATATTGAGTGAACAGATTAATAATCTGCAATGCAAGAACGAAAGTGGTAACGTATCGACGGTAAAGCGAAGCCTACAATCAAAAGCAGCATCGATGCAAGGTCAGTACTCATATGGCCAACAGCAACCGATGCAACAACAATCGCAACAACAGCAACCGCAACAACAACAGACACAGCAACAACagcaaccacaacaacaacaatactaCTCATCCAATATGATGATGAAGAGACAAATGGGAGGGAAAATTAACCACAATTCACAACAACCAATGAGCGCATACTCCCAATATTCCAATTCATACGGAGGACAGAGTGAATATGGACAACCCATTGGTCAATCACAAATGATGAAACGTCAACAACAGTCAAAACTAGTACAAGCTTTCCATCCTTCACAACAaggtcaacaacaacaactactacaacaATATGGATATCCACCCATTCAGCATTACATGCAAATGGGAGGGATAAATATGCAACCTGAACAATTCCCACATTTTCAACAACCTCAATATTACGATAACATAGGATTTGATGAAAATCAACAAGACAGTTATGAGCCTGTTGATGGGCCATATGTATATGATGAAAACGCTGAACAATCGCTTATGGGTGGTGTTGTGAAACGTGAATTGAAATAG